TGCAATTCAATGCAATTCAATGTGATTCAAGGCAATTAAATTAGTCGAAAACAATTTTCATAGAGGTAAAACTATGTCTCGTTCAATTGATCCCAAGCAAAGTAACAAAAGTATGATGTTGGGTGTATGTGGCGCGTTGGCGATCGCTGCCTTTGCTGCCCCCATCCTGTCGCAAAATATGGCAATGGCGCAGGAATTTGAACAGCCACTTTTGGCACAGGGTTTTGAAGGGCCAGAAGCAGGCAGGCGGGGTGGCAGGCTGCTGGAGGAGTTAGATCTTTCTGATGCTCAAAAGCAAGAAATTAAGGAAATTCACGATCGCGGCCGTAGTCAATCTCAATCGCTTAGAGAACAACTGCGCCAGGAACAGGAAGAACTCAAAAACTTGATGACTGGCACTGCTTCTGAAAGTGCGATTCGCTCTCAATTTAATCAGGTGAAATCGCTGCGCACCCAACTGGCGGATATCCGGTTTGATCACATGATGGAAGTCCGCGCGGTGATGACTCCAGCCCAGCGGCAAGAGTTTGCCCAGTTAATGGAAGAACGCCGTGAGCAGTGGCGTGGTCGTCGTAATAACGGTCGTCGTCGATCGCGCTAATTAATTTTGTAGTCGTTAGCGAGATTAACTGGTTTAGCTGATTCAACTAATTTCAAATCTAGTTAAACCGTCTTAATGAAATGCTCGAAACTGATACCACTCAAGGAGCAATACCATAAGCGATCGGCTGGATCAGCGTCAAGTTCAATTGATTTCTAATCAACTTCAAATATTAAAATAAGGGGAGCGAAATTGCCCTACTCGCATTCCCTTATTTCTATTTATTTTATTAATATCGAATTATTAATGTCGAAGTTGAGGCAGATTATTAAGCTCGGAGCACTTCAGGTTATACCTGGCTAGCTATGGCAGCCACCAAATATGAGGATCGCAAGGACTCAGCGAAATCCAGCTAAACAGGCACTATGAGTTTTTATTGAGTGTCTGTTGAATTTTCTGGCGATATTCTTCATATTGGGAAGAATTCAATGGCGAGTAGTTTAGGTTTTTAAACAGACCAGTTAACTGGACAAAACATTCACGCACAGCCTCTTTGCTATCGAAGACAAAATCCGTATCTAGCACAATGTCGCAAAC
The sequence above is a segment of the Pseudanabaena sp. PCC 7367 genome. Coding sequences within it:
- a CDS encoding Spy/CpxP family protein refolding chaperone, producing MSRSIDPKQSNKSMMLGVCGALAIAAFAAPILSQNMAMAQEFEQPLLAQGFEGPEAGRRGGRLLEELDLSDAQKQEIKEIHDRGRSQSQSLREQLRQEQEELKNLMTGTASESAIRSQFNQVKSLRTQLADIRFDHMMEVRAVMTPAQRQEFAQLMEERREQWRGRRNNGRRRSR